One genomic segment of Gammaproteobacteria bacterium includes these proteins:
- a CDS encoding type IV pilus assembly protein PilX — protein MSASIGTHHYPLSPLLIFLLLVRRHGVHLCGASDRIHSVNWQRGVVLIVSLVFLLLMSLIGVTAMQGTTLEEKMSNNVRQRSLAFQSAEAALRTGETILQQAVLPVFDNSTPGLRQPIGTGSCDMATYWLNSYCWSGTSTVDCTTTPSTVPASPSCTAASQQYSGTLDSSLNEQPRYVIEELPSMPVAGSSAKFSGITSGGFYRVTARGLGGTGDAIVILQSTFRR, from the coding sequence ATGTCTGCATCTATTGGCACACATCATTATCCACTCTCCCCTCTGTTAATTTTCCTCCTATTGGTGAGGAGGCACGGTGTGCATCTTTGTGGTGCATCTGACCGGATACATAGCGTGAATTGGCAACGAGGGGTGGTACTAATTGTCTCCCTGGTGTTTCTTCTGCTGATGTCACTCATTGGCGTAACCGCGATGCAGGGGACCACATTGGAGGAGAAGATGAGTAATAACGTACGCCAACGAAGCTTGGCCTTTCAGTCTGCGGAAGCAGCCTTGCGGACCGGAGAGACAATCCTCCAGCAGGCCGTATTACCCGTGTTCGATAATTCAACCCCGGGTTTGCGTCAGCCGATCGGAACCGGCAGTTGCGATATGGCGACCTATTGGTTGAATAGCTATTGTTGGAGTGGTACGAGTACCGTGGATTGTACTACGACCCCTTCTACCGTTCCTGCCTCCCCGAGTTGTACGGCCGCTTCTCAGCAGTATTCCGGCACTCTGGACTCTTCCCTTAATGAACAACCCCGTTATGTTATTGAAGAATTACCCTCGATGCCCGTTGCTGGTAGTAGTGCAAAATTTAGCGGGATAACCAGTGGCGGATTTTATCGTGTCACCGCTCGTGGCTTGGGAGGAACGGGAGACGCTATCGTGATTTTACAGTCAACATTTAGACGCTAG
- a CDS encoding hypothetical protein (Evidence 5 : Unknown function): MNIIVWRNYNLPVQNTAWVARFFLLLNLITFSGATWAGTISNVPLYLATQTIPNVFFELDDSGSMDWTILAKNYWTPCAYDPDSGNDNNNSADCGAFLTRGNMYSYGTR; the protein is encoded by the coding sequence ATGAATATTATTGTTTGGCGGAATTACAACCTGCCTGTCCAGAATACCGCATGGGTGGCGAGATTCTTTCTGTTATTGAACCTGATAACTTTTTCTGGCGCCACGTGGGCAGGGACGATCTCGAATGTACCGCTCTATCTTGCAACGCAAACGATCCCTAACGTGTTTTTTGAATTGGATGATTCTGGTTCAATGGATTGGACCATTCTTGCCAAGAATTATTGGACCCCCTGCGCCTACGACCCTGACAGTGGAAACGATAATAACAACAGTGCCGACTGCGGTGCTTTTCTAACCAGGGGTAATATGTACTCCTACGGAACAAGGTAG
- a CDS encoding hypothetical protein (Evidence 5 : Unknown function), whose amino-acid sequence MTVDDPTTNVKVDAPLPPAMEVGLKVAVVPAGNPETESATFELKPPDGVTVIAIVPLAPFATESEVGEIERDIFTAACAVLKYPISTKTNRPFNIH is encoded by the coding sequence GTGACGGTGGATGACCCCACGACTAACGTCAAAGTAGATGCCCCATTGCCACCGGCAATGGAGGTCGGACTAAAGGTTGCTGTAGTACCTGCGGGCAATCCCGAGACCGAGAGCGCAACATTTGAGTTAAAACCTCCCGACGGTGTGACAGTAATAGCGATCGTACCACTCGCACCCTTTGCAACCGAAAGTGAAGTGGGCGAAATAGAGAGAGATATATTTACTGCGGCCTGCGCGGTGCTGAAGTATCCGATTAGCACAAAGACTAACAGGCCGTTTAACATCCATTGA
- a CDS encoding hypothetical protein (Evidence 5 : Unknown function): MTTVDVPTDKVNVEEPAPGAGIEVGLKVAVVPEGKPAVTESATAELKPPTNAVLITAVPEPPFATVIAVGEDGVAVIVKSMLITVNVIVTVCVLPPPVPVTVTVELPVAVDEPTANVNVEEPEPVAIEVGLKLAVVPEGNPEAVSAIDELKPPDGVTVMVAVPDTPFATVSVLDEVVIAKSPPVTVNVILLVFVLPPPLAVTVTV, from the coding sequence TTGACGACAGTAGATGTCCCCACGGATAAAGTCAACGTAGAGGAACCAGCCCCTGGGGCAGGAATTGAGGTTGGATTAAAGGTTGCCGTTGTCCCCGAAGGCAAACCAGCCGTAACCGAAAGCGCAACAGCGGAATTGAAGCCCCCCACCAACGCGGTACTGATTACGGCAGTACCCGAACCACCCTTTGCTACAGTAATTGCGGTGGGTGAGGATGGTGTTGCCGTAATCGTAAAATCAATGTTGATAACGGTTAACGTAATCGTCACGGTGTGCGTCTTACCCCCCCCAGTACCGGTGACGGTCACTGTGGAATTGCCGGTAGCCGTAGACGAACCCACCGCCAACGTTAATGTCGAGGAGCCCGAGCCAGTCGCAATCGAGGTTGGGTTGAAGCTTGCGGTAGTGCCTGAGGGTAATCCCGAGGCGGTCAGTGCAATAGATGAATTGAAACCTCCCGACGGGGTAACAGTTATGGTAGCGGTACCCGATACCCCTTTTGCCACAGTGAGCGTGCTTGATGAAGTGGTAATTGCAAAATCGCCCCCCGTAACCGTTAACGTAATATTACTCGTCTTTGTTTTACCACCCCCGCTCGCAGTAACGGTTACCGTATAA